Genomic window (Tribolium castaneum strain GA2 chromosome 2, icTriCast1.1, whole genome shotgun sequence):
TTATGTCTAGTGTAGATcggaaaacaaataatttagatACCATTTGTGTTCTAATCGATAAGCCTGATGTCAAATCAATcggaattttacaaaaaaacgtcaaaatatTGCTATTTTGACAATCTTCATCACCTGTCCACTTCGTCCATTCTCGACTAAAACAGCGAACTGCCTTACCGGCGCCACCATTGCCAGATTTAACGCGGCCTAAAGACCGTTTTTACGCCCAATTGGCCACTAAAATAATCACCAAAACCGCACCCAAACTCCTGGTATCACCACACAAATTACCGAAGAAAAAATCACAACTTTGgccactttattaaaaaaagtcactCGAGCGATTTCCGGCAACACGGCCACTTGTCACTAGTTGTCAAAGCATAACCTCACAAAAACACGTGTTTTGTCACCATGAAGCCGCGCAAAAAACCCGAAAAAAACGCCCCCAACCCGTTCGAAATCCACATCAACAAGCAAAAAATGACCGTCCTGGgccagaaaaacaaaaacgatCGGGGGCTGCCGGGAGTCTCACGCGCGAAAGCGCTCAAAAAACGCAAAGAAACCCTCCTTCAGGAGTACAAACTGCAAAACAAATCGAACAAGTTTACGGACCGGAGGATCGGCGAGCGGAGCCGCGACCTGACCTCTGAAGACAAGCTGATGGCCCGGTTCACCGCCCTTCGGAAAAAAGCGCACAAAAAGTCGATTTTTAACCTGGCCGACGACGAAGTTCTGACCCACAAGGGGCAAACTCTTGCCGAAATAGAGAAATTCGACGACCCGAGGTCGGATAACGAGGACTCGGATGAGGACAAGTCGGGTAAGCTGGACTCAGCGTTTGTGGGGGACGCGCACTTCGGGGGCGGCGTTTTGCGCAAAACGGGCAAAGAAGGGGCGAAGACGCACCGAGAACTGATCGACGAGTTGATTGCCGAGTCGAAGAAACGCAAAGCTGAGAAGCAACGCACCAAGGAGGCGACGCTCGAGCTCACTGAGAAATTGGACACGGAGTGGAAGGACTTGCTGCCGCTGGTGAGCAGGGCCCAGAAGGGGGAGCCCGACAAGGGGGCCGTCGACGACTACGATAAGGTCATGCGTGAGTTGAGGTTTGAGGCGCGCGGGACGGTCTCCGACCGGTTGAAGAGTGAGGACGAGGTGGCTCAGGAGGAAAAACAGCGGTTGGAGGAGTTGGAGGAGAAGCGGCGGGAGCGAATGCGGGGGTTTGAGCCCAAGACTCAGAAGCACCGCAGTGCTGACGATTTAGACGATGATGTTTACGAGGCGGATCCTGAGTACATGCTCAGCTACAACACGGAGGGGGAGGCAAATGTGGAAATTGGGGCTGAGATAAACGGGAAAACTGTTGGTGGGGAAGAAAGTGACGAAGAAGAAGAGTGTGAAGAAGAGGAGGAAGAACAGTCCGATGATGATTTGGCCGATCTTAAGGCCGAAACGAGCGACGAAAGTGACGAGGAAACCGAAGCCAAGGCCACAAAGACTGATGTTGTTGCAAAAACCGACGAAACGTCGGCCGACCTGCCGTTCACGTTCGCACTGCCTGACTCCTACGAGGCCCTCCAGCAACTCCTCGACGACAAATCGAGTCGCCAACAAGCCACGATTCTTGAAAGAATGGTCAAGTGCAATCACCCAAGTCTCgccgaaaaaaacaaaaacggaCTTGGCACACTGTTTGTCTATTTATTGCAGTATTTGAACGATTGTGCGTCGGAAAAAAGCGCTGCCCGTTTGTTCGAAATTTACAAAAGTTTGGCTCCGCACATTTTTGATTTGGCTCAgctaaataaagaaaataccCACAGTTCGATGCTTGAAGTGATTAAGGAAAAACACGACGAGTTTAAAAAACGACCGAAGGATTTTCCCGGCTTGGagttgttggtttttttcAAGCTGGTCAGTTTGTTGTTCACAACGTCCGATTTTCGGCATCAGGTTGTGACCccgtgttttgtttttattgaacaaattttgaataagtgtaaaataaaaagtggcAAAGATATCGCGTACGGgatttttttagtgactttGGTTCTAGAGGTGAGTTTTTGGGTTGGTGGGACTGTGTTTAAACCACCGATTTTTAGTATACTTCACTATCGAAGCGGGTTTTACCGACTGCGATTAATTATCTCGGAGGGATCTTGCATATGGCGATCCCCAAGTGTGGGGTGAAACTAATCAAAGTCAATCCTCCCTTCAAGCCCACGACAAGTTCTCTAGTTCTTGTTGAAAAGTCTTGCGAGGATTGTGATTTCAAAATGGAAGCTTCTGATTTAGAAAGGGACGAAATTAAcgattctttcaaaatcagaGCAATTTATACTGTTTTAAGGCTAGTTCAAGACTTTGACAATAATCTAGTTTCTCTGCCCTCAAATGTTGAGATTTTTAACGATATTCGAGCGTATTTGGAGTTACTACCGACGCGAAATTACCCGAAAAAGGTCGCCGATTTGTTTGAAAGcgtttcacaacaattaaaaaatcgcaaagtTGAGCGAAAATTAGAATACATTGTTTTGGCAGCAAAACGACCGAAAGCGCTACGCTTATATGAACCTAAAATTGTGGAAGTGTGagttatcattattttttttttgtttttcgttaGTTGATGATTGTAGATTTGAtggtaaaaaacgtaaaattcaATCAAGGGAAAAAGCCGAGCGTGACAAATTGTTACATAAACTTAAGAAAGAAACGAAGGGTGCATTGCGTGAAATACGGAGAGATAAGGCGTTTCTGGGACGTGTCAAAATTCATCAACGCATACAAAGgtaggcaaaaaaattattttccagtTATGACATTATTTTCCGTAGTGATAATGAGCGCAAGGAAAAAGTTAAACGAATTTATGCCGAAGCTTCGATCCAGCAAAGCGAATTGAACAGTTTAGACAGGAAGAAGAAACGCAAGTGAGGCTTTTAGCCCCCTTtagaattttgtaaataaaagtattgttttttaaagtgagtttttatttcgtttaaacaataaaaattactataTATACATTTGAGTTTCATTTATCCATtccaattgaaaaaaaaaatgtttgaatttttgtccAATTACAAATTAGGTTCCCTAAATATAAAAAGTGAGGTTACctctaaagtaaaaaaaaatgaacggAACGATTTGGGCCTCAAATTCTGCGGTACCACAGGCACAAAAGTGATTAAATGCCCCAATTGCGTTGTCAGTGCCCCCCAGCCTCATTTTAGCCcccttttagtgactttaactGTCACAATCTGGCGCACCTGTCCCGCTTTTTGACACTTTTTTGACATTCGTTAAATTTTCGTATTTTGGAAATCCACTCTCCTCAACATGCCTCTCCCCATATAAGCCCCATGGACCCCCACGACTCATTCGAAAGCGCCACTGACACCGCGCCCCCCATCCAGCTCAAACCGCGCGATTCGCGAAAATGCTGCTGGGTCTGCTTTGCCACCGAAGACGAAGACTTGGACGCACTGTGGGTCCAGCCGTGCAAATGCCGCGGCACCACCAAATGGGTACGTGCCCCCTGACCCGCAAAACGCCTCTAACCCCGCTTCCAGGTGCACCAATCGTGTCTGAAACGCTGGGTCGATGAGAAGGAGAAGTCGGGCCATGGGGGCAAAGTGGTGTGCCCCCAATGCCAGACCGAGTATATCATAGTCTTCCCGAATATGGGGCTGTTTGTCTTGTTGCTAGACACGGTAGATGGTGTTATTTTCCGGGGCTCGTTGTTTCTCGCAGCGGGGATTGCGGCCAGTGCGATTTACTGGACGGGGGTCACGTATGGGGCCATAACTGTGATGCAGGTCATAGGACACAAGGAAGGGATTGATTTGATGGAGCAGGCTGACCCCCTTGTGCTCCTTTTGGGGCTTCCCTCTATCCCGGTAGCCCTGATTTTGGGGCGCCTGATCTGCTGGGAAGACGCCGTTTTGAAGTTCATGAGACGGCATTGCCCCAAAATCCCCATTATTCACAACGTACTGCCGTTCAGGtgcatattttttacttaatcaAGTGGCCTATGCATAAATAATCGGTGTTgccaactttatttaaaagtcaCAGGTCACttcgtttagaaaaaaatcaggtGGCCTATGACTGAAATGAAGTTGGCAATGATTGgtgttggcattttttttgtcacaGGTCActttgtttagaaaaaaatgcgtATGTTTTTAGGGGTGATGTCCTCCAGAGTGATACAACGGTCGATAATGACCTGCCTCCAGTCAGCAGCCCTGTCTCAGCGACGCGAATTTTATGCGGGGCTTTACTCATGCCTACGATAGCGAATTTATtcggaaaattattttatagttCAGTGAAATCGAATTTTCATCGAACGATTTTAGGTGGAATTACTTTTATCACAGTTAAGGGATTTTTAAGGATTTATCATAAACAACAACAGTACATCCGGCAATGCCAACGCAAGATTTTAGACTACACTGAAGCCAATATTTCTACTTATTTACATCATAACAGAAATtctgattaaattaattaataggacaaatattttttataggtTAATTAGTTGAGCATTCCTTGTTTATTTGACTTGAATTGATAAATTTCGATCAAGTGACCCGTGACGGCACGGGTCACTCGATCACTTGTtaaacgaaatatttttgcaagtaaCCAAGACttcagatttattaaaaaagcagTTCTgttgaataaaacatttttagacaaattttaaacttaataTGCGTTATCTTATCACAAGAACGGAATTATACACTGGCAAGTCCTAAGCTAAAGAGACTAGATAACAGAAATTAGATTAAGCCCTTCGCTAGGACAAGTCCGGTCCTGTGTAGGGAAACGAGTCAGTCCAGTACCAACTAGGCGAGGTGATTTCCTGCATTCTGAACACACTGGGGGCCACCTCCCTCAAGACCCGGAAATAGGAGCACTTGCGTGCCCCATTCCCCGGAATAACAGTCTCGTAAGGGGGCGCCAAAATGTCAATGAACGCCGCTGGGCCCCCCACACTCTCAATCTCGTGTAAATTCCGCACTTCGGGTTCAAGCACACAACACTCACTGTGGGTTTCTAGTAAATTCTCGGCGCATTTTTCGGCTGTTAGGAACTTCGACCCTGGGGGGGCCTTCCCGTCCACTTGCCGCGTCTTTTCAGTGTTTAGCGAGTAACTGGTGACTTTGAGTTTCCCCCCGACCACCTTAATGAGCCCGTGCATCTGGGGGTGGTTGTGCAGGGGCAGCTTCATATCGGGTTTGAGAATGAAAATGCCGATTGTGAGGTTATAATCCTCGTAGATGTCAATGTAGGTCACTGGGGCCTTGTTGGGGCGCTGCCACAGGGCCTCTGTCATGAACTGGGGGTGCAGGTTCACGTCCTCGGCGGTGGTTTTGTCCAAAAGGGCTTTGAGGATCTCCATGTTTTGGAAGAACAGCTCTTTGTTGGTGAAGGTGGTGACTGCTTGTTTCAAAACAGTGCCGATTTGACTCGTTAGCATTTTTATCAGCATCAGGTCAAGGGAAACAATGTTTGGACGGTTCTAAGGAGCGAAAACTGGAAATAAACACGGGGGCTATCGATTGATTGGAAATTCAAAGTGACAGAAATCAGCTGGACGCGGCTAAACGCAGGATGCGATCTGTCAAAACAATATTGATCCACAAATTTTGGGCGAAGAATTAGTTGTTACAAAAACCTTGCGtgttatttaataaagaaatgaaaaattgcTTGTGTTTTTATGCGAGTCAGtacataattttgtaatttaaataatgtttaaatttcaaaacgaCCGAAGCGCCCTctctcaaaatcaaaaattcaaatttaaaaaaaaaacataaaccaTAGGATAAACTTGTAACAtgtgttataaataaattgatgaTTGTCAAAAAGCCAGACTTTGTTTGCTTTCGGCCCCGCCCGTTGCCCCAAATTTTCTTGGCTTGCGTCTATTTATAGCCCCTCAGTGCTATGAATGCGACCCAGTCCATTTACACCTTCCTCCCTGCGTGCTCCTCTCCGGCCAAACCCTTCGCCGATTTGGGCCGGCCCACGAAACGGGGCATAAAAAAATGCCCCAAGTGCGGCATCTACAACGGCACCCGGGGCATGATCTGCAAGAACAAGCACTGCGACGCCGTGTTCAAAGACTACGCCGACAAGCGCAAGTTGAGTCTGGACGCCGTGCGCCTCGTCGGGATCGTGCGCCAGGTGTACTCGGTGCGGGTGCGCGACCGGGGGCCCGACCACCGGGGCTTCGTCCAGCTGCCGCTGCTGAACCCCGAACAGGACGCCCTGTGTTTCGTTGATTCGTGCCAGAGGCTGTTCGACGACTCGATTCTCAAGTGCCATGAGCTGGAGCACAGCGAGACCGCGCTGCTGTGCGTCCACATCGACGCGGCGATTAAGAGCCAGAGCATGGCAGCCCCCATTGAGGTCCAAAAGGAGGTTTTGGCCTCGTTGAAggtttcgaaagaaattaaagcGAAGCTGTGGCAGTTGGCCACGGAGAAAGAGGGGCCTCTGGTGCAGAGAGTCTCGCGGACCGTGATGGCGGTCAAGTGCCAAGTGAGCCCCAAACACCCCCTGGGGTACCTCCACTTTACCTTCGGGTGCACGAAAGGCCGCGAGATTTACGACAAGTATTACTGCAGTTGTACCGAATTTATGGGTAGCTTTTGCGAGTCAGTGGGACGTTTCGGTGATTTTTGGACCAGTTTCAGGGATTATAAGCAAGGCGAGCAATGTCCGACTCAAATGTGTGCACTATTATGCGTGCATTTGTGCCCTTGCCAGCGACCCGAAATGTGCGCAAGAGTTTAGTCATTTCATTAATTACGAATTGGAGAACGGCTCCGAAGGGCCACAAGTTGAAAGTGTTAAAAGCACGCCTAAACCTGACAGGGTGCCGAAACTGAAGGTGGTTGAGCGAGTGACGAAACGtccaaaattcaaaaaactggtCCCTAATGTGTTTCCGGTTGAAATCAAAGTGCTGGAAAGTGTGGAACAAGTCGCCCCAAGTGGGGGAATTTCGTGGGGGTTTATCGAATGGTTGTCTTATGTGACTGAATCCATAAACCAAACCATGCACTTCGAGAATTACGGCAATTTAaacactttggttttttgcatcCCTGAGGTTTGGGCAACGAAATCTTTTATTAAACTTGTtccgataatttttttaggcattttttcaagaatttactAAACGAATTCCAAGTATCTATCGGGAAAACGAAGTTTTTCCTGCCTTTAACTACCGAATTATGAACATTTTGCATCTCAAAGAGATATTTGATACTCCAGATGtgcgtattttttatttctagagTTGGCAAAATGAATGCGTGTTTTAGGTCAAGTTGAAAATTTCCAAGAGATTTATTCATGACAATCAAAAGGGTTACATTGAGTACGATGTTGATGCAAACATCAGTTGTCAgtcaagttttatttttttcctaaatgtTGGACAAACCACGGTTGACGAGAGTGACAACACGAATAATCCCTTCTTGATCGAGTGGATCCCCGGAGTCACCAATGCCACAAAAATTGGACAGTTGAAGTTGCAGTATAAATATGGGCGCAAAAGTACTACttgaatataataataaaacactgaaagactgaaaaaagagttttattTCATCACAAATTGATAATCATCACATTAGAATTAGAATTCTCAGGATGAcgtcatgatccaaaaatagccATGACCTCATGATGTAAAAATAGCAACAACATCAGGGGATTCACGTACCTTTCAATGTGGGATTCCCCAAAGTGGCGCATGCGCAGACAAAAACAGCGTCAACATCGGGGATTCCCACGATTTCCACAGGGGATTCcttgaaatgagttataattttttttactggaGATAAGTACGGAATTTGAGTAATAAAGAAACTAAAAGACTGAGAGAAAaagcgttttatttattttatcacaATAACCACTTTGTAAATTAGCTAAAAACTATTCGGCTTTATATTTTTCGTCCTCGGCAAACCACTCCTTCTCCTCCTCCAGCCGGGCCACCCAATGCCCAATCACCTCCTCCAACGTGCCGTCCTCCCCTCCATACTCCTTGGGCAGAACCTCCTTGGGCACAATCTTCAGCACGTCCTCCCGCCCCCCATAATGCACCCTAACCCTCCCCTTCAACTTCTCACTCATAAACCCCTTAAAAATGCTCAAAACCACATTAATATAAATCGGCGCATTCACAAACTCCAACTTCTTCGGCCTGCAGTGGTAATTCTGCCACGACCTCACCGCCTTTTTGATAATCCCGGGGGTCATCTGCCGGCCATGCCAGAACCCCACTCCCTCCATGTCAAAAATCGCCACAATCCCGTAGATCTGGCACAGATGGTCGTCTCTGGTCGCCACGTCCAGAATCATATTTCCCGCTTTGAACACGTCGTCCTGGCGATGCACTCGCGGGTCGTGCGCTGCGGTCCGGATTATCACGACGAGTTGGTTGTCGTGGTGCTTCCGCAGAGGCACGAAGACGCCGAGCCTCGTCAGGGCCCGGATCTGGGGGTGGAGGGGGTCGCGGTTGGAGTACCACTCGGGGATGTCCCGACGCATGGTGTAGTAGTCGGAGAGCTTGCCCTTGGTGCGCTCCAGGTCGAACTTGCAGGCGCGCAGGAAGGCCAGCAGGGAGCGCTCGTCGGGGTTGACGTGCAGCTGGGGGTTGGAGGAGATCCAGAGGCGGAGGGCGGCGAGGCCTGCGGCGAGGGTCTCGGGCGTCTCGTTGAGGGTCTGGCGGGCGTAGGCCCGCGCGGAGTCGGCGAGAGCGGTCATTGAAGCGCTTTGTTCATTGTTGACTGGGAGTTTAGACGAGGTCGTGAGAATCCCCACTACGTCAGAATTGAGTTAACTATTTTTCTAAGCGGACCGAGTGTGAATTGGATGTTAGAGGAGATAGTGTTATCGCGTTGTTGGGattgtaaatattataaattataaataaagtgCGCGCGATTTGTTATCGGCtcgattaataataaatatcgaGGAACAGAACTATCATTTCTTTCCAAAGTCGATCCGAGATTTTTATGCACTTTTCAAATCTCTAGGACTTCGTATTTTAATCAGTAATCACTCTCGAGAATGCAAAACATTTACTCAGGTCCAccgaagttttttttaataaaggtaTCACTATGCCTAATTTTAggcaaagaattttaaaaattcaaatattgtaaaaaaacagtacCTACAGTGGGAGATATTTACGTATGGGCTAAATGGGCGGAATTTTAGGGGCTgcaaaaatatctttattttgattaaaaaaatgcctaGTATATACTCGTAGACgtcgtgtatttttttaatcagttgccccaattttagtttttgtcgtattttttttacttcgtatatttttaattaatgagttttaagttttttgtaattctaaGTCATATTATGATGAGTATTACTAGCAGAAAACGcctgagtaatacacaatacagaaaaatgtctttgaaaaaagtcagcgGCAACGTaagattagaaaaaaaagtgaaaaagtgGGTACGTTTTTTAAAGcagaaaactttattaaacaaatagacattttttttggaactATCTTGCATTTGTAGAGAACTTGTGCTAGAAATAGGTTTGTTATTTCATTCAAACAAACGAAAAAAAGGatattactgaatttaaagaaaatcaaCCAATAAAATTCATGAAGTAAAAGTTGAGTACCTATAACATGTAcgtaaaatgaattattttattgaaaaaatacaaatgccTTTATAAAAGAAGTATCAACATGGAATTGAAATTATCtatctcaaaaatttgttgtaattttcacttttttcactCTTCAAACGTCGATTACGGCGATAATGAAGTTAGCGAGAAATATCAATTATACTGTTAGTTACGGTATAGAAAGCTttattgttcaattttttatttttccaattacggaaaactgtttgaaaaaaggtacaaaaatgtaagattttttactccaaagtaaagctaattttttgagaaattgttttacgtTATTATTCTCCACATgaagcttttttattttaccaaatttgccATTTACTTGCAATTTtatcgaaaactattagtcggagaacaataatcgtTTTTGTAAAAGGTAGATAATCAAAAGGGCTTTCTAACGagagttatctctaatagtccaggagttattgctcgatatacagcgtgttagggaatggtttagcaaaaatttgaagatagatatagaatcgcaaaacaaatcaataaagttatttttttataaatcaaaaatgcatagttttctccaaaaaaatcgttaaaatccaaaattttgagaaccgctgaactataattataaaaattagtgtaaattttaatattattgacaaaacagcagaggtaaatttaCTTCTTGGTCAACTACGTAActcttttatttcaatttgtgttttgttattaaattttaggaaaaaaaaacaatttttttttgccataATCGGGATTCGAACCTCCTTCACAAAAGAACGTGTTAGCcacgattttgaaaaaaatctcaaaacttCCATGCGCCACTATTTCCATTccatttaatgaaaaaatttactgttaataaattaccaaaatccacacagtggctctcaaaaggtggtttaataaaaatttctgaagaaattacgtactttttggaaaaatgatataagggtTTTTAACCCGTCTGATCgtgacaaattcacatacgaaatattACAAAGCCATTCTCTTTGAATATTCCAGGTAACAAGTGTTAAGAAACAAATCTCTtgacttttttgtatttttatcaaCTTCAGAGGGTTGTAAAGGTGTAGAAAATTTCATACTTTTTGCGAGAATggagtgtttgaaaaaaaatgatttcttaattttttaaaatagggTAGAGGGtaataagaattattattttaaggagtattattttataataattcaCATTTAAACATTGGGGTCAATTGTATAAAACGCTGTCTAGTAGGAACTTCGCCCGCTAGGGCCCGCTCCTATCACTTTCCCTTTCGTTGCGGTCAAGGTTGTTGCATTTTGCGCGAAAATCCACAAATTTTCGTCACCTGCTGAATGCAAAACATCAACTGACCTCCATTCTCTGTTTATAAACTTTGTTACGTCACTCCTTAATGCGAAAATTGTGTAGCTAGTCATTTCTTTTTTGCGATAATACTGCGTTATGTAACTGCAGCGTTTGCGTAAGCTCCAGGAAAGCGGAGTCGGGGAGGAACGAAAGAACGAACCCACGTTCTgcatatatttttattaatatcacTAAACAAACATACATCACAATACCATTAACAATATAAAATTGAGCACTTTGTATTAAAACTTCTAGAAACGTCTCTACTGCCAAAGGCGTCCGTCTTGTGTTAAAGCCATCAGCTGTGACCGGCGACATGCGTCATAATACAAAACTGTATATAAAACTTAAACTAGGTGTAACACTTATGTTAAACATCAAGGCaagttatttataaataaaaaatgactatAACCACAACAATTTTGCGACTTTGTACAGTACGTATCCAGCGGCACTACCCTCTCTTGAACCTAAGTACCAGCATGCTGATCGTCAGGAAGGCCACGATCCAGATGATGGTCGCCAGGAAGCCGTAGTAGACGGCCGGCTCGGCGATGGACCAGCCCCGGGTGAGCATCGCCCGCAGGCTGGTGGTGGCCAGCGTCAGCGGCAGGAAGGTGGAGACGTAGCGCAGCACCGTGGGCATGCCCTCGATGGGCCAGATCACGCCGCTGAGCAGCAGCGTGGGGTAGAAGCTGCCGAGGGCCAGCTGGATGGCGTTGCGCTCCAGCTCGCAGATCGCCGAGATCACGAAGCCGAAGCACATGCCGCACAGGCCCTGCAGGATGGTGAGGACGATCACCCAGCCGATGTCGCCCTTGCACTGCACGCCGAACACCAGGATCAT
Coding sequences:
- the l(3)07882 gene encoding nucleolar protein 14 homolog; this translates as MKPRKKPEKNAPNPFEIHINKQKMTVLGQKNKNDRGLPGVSRAKALKKRKETLLQEYKLQNKSNKFTDRRIGERSRDLTSEDKLMARFTALRKKAHKKSIFNLADDEVLTHKGQTLAEIEKFDDPRSDNEDSDEDKSGKLDSAFVGDAHFGGGVLRKTGKEGAKTHRELIDELIAESKKRKAEKQRTKEATLELTEKLDTEWKDLLPLVSRAQKGEPDKGAVDDYDKVMRELRFEARGTVSDRLKSEDEVAQEEKQRLEELEEKRRERMRGFEPKTQKHRSADDLDDDVYEADPEYMLSYNTEGEANVEIGAEINGKTVGGEESDEEEECEEEEEEQSDDDLADLKAETSDESDEETEAKATKTDVVAKTDETSADLPFTFALPDSYEALQQLLDDKSSRQQATILERMVKCNHPSLAEKNKNGLGTLFVYLLQYLNDCASEKSAARLFEIYKSLAPHIFDLAQLNKENTHSSMLEVIKEKHDEFKKRPKDFPGLELLVFFKLVSLLFTTSDFRHQVVTPCFVFIEQILNKCKIKSGKDIAYGIFLVTLVLEYTSLSKRVLPTAINYLGGILHMAIPKCGVKLIKVNPPFKPTTSSLVLVEKSCEDCDFKMEASDLERDEINDSFKIRAIYTVLRLVQDFDNNLVSLPSNVEIFNDIRAYLELLPTRNYPKKVADLFESVSQQLKNRKVERKLEYIVLAAKRPKALRLYEPKIVEVFDGKKRKIQSREKAERDKLLHKLKKETKGALREIRRDKAFLGRVKIHQRIQSDNERKEKVKRIYAEASIQQSELNSLDRKKKRK
- the LOC663760 gene encoding E3 ubiquitin-protein ligase MARCHF5, translating into MDPHDSFESATDTAPPIQLKPRDSRKCCWVCFATEDEDLDALWVQPCKCRGTTKWVHQSCLKRWVDEKEKSGHGGKVVCPQCQTEYIIVFPNMGLFVLLLDTVDGVIFRGSLFLAAGIAASAIYWTGVTYGAITVMQVIGHKEGIDLMEQADPLVLLLGLPSIPVALILGRLICWEDAVLKFMRRHCPKIPIIHNVLPFRGDVLQSDTTVDNDLPPVSSPVSATRILCGALLMPTIANLFGKLFYSSVKSNFHRTILGGITFITVKGFLRIYHKQQQYIRQCQRKILDYTEANISTYLHHNRNSD
- the LOC663771 gene encoding 2-aminoethanethiol dioxygenase, with the translated sequence MLIKMLTSQIGTVLKQAVTTFTNKELFFQNMEILKALLDKTTAEDVNLHPQFMTEALWQRPNKAPVTYIDIYEDYNLTIGIFILKPDMKLPLHNHPQMHGLIKVVGGKLKVTSYSLNTEKTRQVDGKAPPGSKFLTAEKCAENLLETHSECCVLEPEVRNLHEIESVGGPAAFIDILAPPYETVIPGNGARKCSYFRVLREVAPSVFRMQEITSPSWYWTDSFPYTGPDLS
- the LOC663782 gene encoding uncharacterized protein C2orf42 homolog codes for the protein MNATQSIYTFLPACSSPAKPFADLGRPTKRGIKKCPKCGIYNGTRGMICKNKHCDAVFKDYADKRKLSLDAVRLVGIVRQVYSVRVRDRGPDHRGFVQLPLLNPEQDALCFVDSCQRLFDDSILKCHELEHSETALLCVHIDAAIKSQSMAAPIEVQKEVLASLKVSKEIKAKLWQLATEKEGPLVQRVSRTVMAVKCQVSPKHPLGYLHFTFGCTKGREIYDKYYCSCTEFMVSGIISKASNVRLKCVHYYACICALASDPKCAQEFSHFINYELENGSEGPQVESVKSTPKPDRVPKLKVVERVTKRPKFKKLVPNVFPVEIKVLESVEQVAPSGGISWGFIEWLSYVTESINQTMHFENYGNLNTLVFCIPEAFFQEFTKRIPSIYRENEVFPAFNYRIMNILHLKEIFDTPDVKLKISKRFIHDNQKGYIEYDVDANISCQSSFIFFLNVGQTTVDESDNTNNPFLIEWIPGVTNATKIGQLKLQYKYGRKSTT
- the LOC663793 gene encoding retinol-binding protein pinta → MTALADSARAYARQTLNETPETLAAGLAALRLWISSNPQLHVNPDERSLLAFLRACKFDLERTKGKLSDYYTMRRDIPEWYSNRDPLHPQIRALTRLGVFVPLRKHHDNQLVVIIRTAAHDPRVHRQDDVFKAGNMILDVATRDDHLCQIYGIVAIFDMEGVGFWHGRQMTPGIIKKAVRSWQNYHCRPKKLEFVNAPIYINVVLSIFKGFMSEKLKGRVRVHYGGREDVLKIVPKEVLPKEYGGEDGTLEEVIGHWVARLEEEKEWFAEDEKYKAE